tatgcttcctttaagcagccgtttgcatgtgtttttccaatttctgaagagaggATGTTACTAATCTGATGAGGCAAACGTGGGACTGGGGAACAGAGATGCGGAAGACTACATACAAAGAGGAACACTTGCAGTTATTACGGGTATGAAACGACTCAGAACGTTCCGGTTTGAATTATTGCGCGATAGTACTGCGCTGCGACACACCAATCCGACCCCGATGAACCCatctcaccccattttatagctttctggcgtcggcgcaccaatccatCGCcttgggacccgtctcactcttttcctggaatttcgtGACCGACACACATACACGTAACAGATTGATATGATAGCATGATATATCATGGATAAGTATAACttgaattatttaaaatgataaaggataaagcgtctggcgttaaccaatccgcttgggacctgctCCACCACGTTcggttcaattcagaatcgtttgaggtttacgaacgtgtatctggcctatacaataacttgcgaggctagccgatgagtcaagtcagtggttttatcctcccggggaagtctggcaccaatctatcgactccggagggatgaagggcatGGTTGGCGCTGGGGGGAATCGAAGCTCCGATAGAtagtgcaggaagcggaacctctaccCGACTACGTTACACCCGCCCTACTTGAATTATTACATGAACATATATATCCTGAATATATTCAAACATTCAAAAGCGCTTATGTCCAATTTGCCACATCTTTTACATACAATTaatcgtagtttttttttcatttctgcgtCATATCCGATCCCAATGAAAGTGAGTTATTTGCTACGTGCCTCTCGCGACTCTGGAAGTATAGTCGATTTTCGGATCGATGTATGAAATGATTAGGGGAGTTATGAAGTGTTCGCTTGATTCTATGAGGGATTTGATTTTAGCGGAAGGGTCTGCGGATCAGGGTACCATAACTCTGATCTTATTTCTATACAAAATCCGTGAACGATATAAATTTCAGGCTAATATGCAAGGAAACTTCTATAAGGTCTCCCCAGGCGACGATATAAACTACAATCCGTACGATTATGGAAGTATCATGCATTATGGGTCAACTACGTGAGtgtcctttaaaggcatcactccacgaatctgaggtggtacggatttcaggtggagtattcgtatacgggatcgtagattatggagaggagggtgatcccgtccatttcttcctaatcgccgtaaaaaacggtccggaagactcggcgcgtgcacaaggctggcgctctccaatcgaacttgttgtagaagatagcgcgccacctgaaatccgtaccacctcagattcgtggggtgatgcctttaagtatacAAATAGATCCATGTTTTAGCTCCTTTGTTAGGAAGTGTTTGGGGAGTTTGAGTACAGGTTAAGGTCACGGTATAGAATTCCTACCTTCATTTGGAAAGGTCGGCTAGCATTGATAATCGCTTCAGAGTGGATCTGTTGAAGCTTTTGTTCAATCCAGCAAAAGTTTAGGAAATTTACCATAACATACTTTCAAGGGTTAGCAAATTCACCATGACATAAATACTCTCAAGGACGCATTGTCCTGCCGATCAATCAATAACCTATCAAAGCTTTAACCATTGTAACTGTATAGAGTTCAATAGCTGCGAATCAGAAGCATTCGGATAACTAGTGTTTCTAAAGATTTCATtagttctttattattttacaatcTCATTCCTATCTTGTAATTTCTAtgatatttcgtttttttttaagattttggaACACGATTACGATTTTCCAGATTTACTACCAAAGGAAATTCAATGATTCCAATAGAAGGACGCTATTTACGCACGTTGGGCTCTCGTGTGATCTCATTCTACGACATTAAAACAATTAACGATCACTACAGTTGCATTGGTAAGGTAATTTTTTTGGGTAagcaggagtttttttttttaccaacaaGAATGGACGTCATATTTAAAATAGGtacccccctccccctttttttctgtggatgACTCTTTCAGATCAATGTACGGTCGCTCCAGCTGCGTGTGCAAATGGTGGTGAACCAAATCCAAGAAATTGTGCCGTATGTAATTGCCCGTATGGATACGGAGGAGTTTTATGTGATCAACGGGTAGAATAAGTTTTCACAGAAAGTTACACAAAGAAGCTTTGGAAAAACTCTGGAAAAGTTTTGAGGAGCTCTGGaaaatgatataaataatattaataatatagtaaatgataaaaaaacaaaaaaataataaaataataataatattaataatataataaatatttgaggTGGCtgatactgtttttttttgggaaaaaaaggcagtcgaaaaaagtgaaatttgacTATAGAAAATTCGCAGATGAAGATAATAGCctgaattatttgaaatattagtaaaatttgaaataaaagcgAGCCAGCGTGATTCGTAGAAATtctctaaaaaatgaagttttatAATTAATGTTATTCTTtctaatcttttattttttatcttttttctatttttttagatcttttttatctttatcttcttTATATCTTTTTAATAGACCTCCAGCTTATAAGCAGAACTATTTATAGCCCACTGGCTGTGGTGCGACACTTACAGCGACCGCCAAATGGCAGGTGAAGCAATTCACCTTCGGAAATGCCAAAGTGGCTACGAATCGCGACAGGTACATGCTCTGTAATCACTGGATAAAGGTGAGATGTCGCACTTCTAGGATAAACCTCTACGAGTCATAGAACAACACTTTCTAAATATTCCACtaaattatttaaaggcaCCCGCCGGGAAACAGATACAAGTTCGTGTCACCTATTTAAAGAACTCAAGATGTCAAACTGGTTGTAGAGCTAATTCTATTGAGCCAAAAATTAAAGCGGATAATTTGAACACAAATGCAAGGTAAGGCTAGAAAATATGCGGCCGTATACAGGCACCGCCACCACCTGTCCATACTCATGCGACCGCGACGCGGCCGCTACGCCTCACAAGTAGGTCATGCTCTGTCCGTCTGACGTCTCGTCGTCGTCTCATCCCGAAGTCACCGCTAAGAACGATGGCATGATTATTTCTATGGAACGGTAACGGTGCCTGTATATTTTTGTAATCGATAACGTATTCCTTTCAGGATATGCTGCGGAGATCTGTTGAATTTTGTTCTTACCAGTGAACTTAATCCGACTCCAATTGTTTCATATAACAGATTTCAAACTTCGACATTCACATTCCATTACAGATACATTTGAGCGTGGAAGCACAAGCGAATCCACGATAATGttgttcaatttcattttgcaaataaaaacTTGGTATCTGTTTTAATATTTGGGAAGGTGttgggggaaaaaaatgctctgCGAGgcaacttttttctgtttctgtcgTCTGGCTTGGATCCGTCAATAGACGCGTGCCGGGTCTAGCCGTGGGCATATGGTAGACCCTCGACAGTACAAAAAACCACCTACCCAAAGACTGTGAATAGTGGATGACGGCAGACTTGGATCCAGGGCTTATTCAGGGCAAATAGACTAATTGTCTGCCATCATGAGGATTGAGGAACGAAgaacgatacaacttatttTCTGCATCTTATGTCCTGCTGTATCAACATGATCCCGAGAcgaatatttaatttttatagaaaattcaaaaattaatttctcaaAGATGTAGGTGATGGATTAGAGAACAAGTAGCATTGTTGAACAATGCATGCTAGTATACAAACAACGATACTATTTGAAACGTTTTAGAGTAGCTTTTACAGCTTATACGGTAAACGATTATCTAATCGATAAAAACATGGACTATACTCTCGTTACGCGACCTTCTTGTATGGTAGATAATTTGTGCAGTTCTAAAATATGGAGGGAATATAAATTTAACGGTATAAATACGCAATCGATTTAAATATTTACCTTTTCCCTTCGGGGACCATTTCTCGTCATCtgaactatttttattttcctccgCAGCCATTTTTGCTATTTCCTGTAATATAAAATAGATATGTTAAGCACTGGGTTCCTTTTTCGTAAATTCGTTACTGCTCGTCGTATTCTCTCAGCGTTCATCCTTTCCATTTGTCGTCGCAGCTCGTATACATCAAGAACTGGTGGTCGCTGTGGTGTCGATACTGGCCTAGCGGGTTCCTTTTTACCAGGAGTACTCGTGTTAGAGCTTTCGGAAGCACGGCGTCGTAAactttaataaaaaaagaagtgggtttttctttagagaaaaattttgtataATTAACAGTTTTCTGATCCTCATTTCCTTGTTGTTAAAGTTAGCACACCAAGAAAGTGACGATGTCCGGATGTGGACAAGAAACGATAGGGTTCGGGGGTAAACTACAACTACGcacgtgatcacgctcaattcctcctaatcgtcctagaAAACCGCGTGGGAGACGCACTCGctcgttttttcctacgaggcacatCAGAACACTACCTTTATATCCGAGTCGATTTCTTGAGCAGCCTATCCACTAGTTTTACTCGAATAGGCTGCCGTGAAGACCCTAATGACTATCGCTTCTCGTCGCTCTTGGATGCGGAGCGtgtgcaagggtggtgcgttctaacgtgcctcgtagggaaaaaTACTCAGTAATGTCGTTTCACACGCGGCTTTACAGGGtgattagagggaattgagcgtgatgtCGCTTATGCTCATAATCTATAGTCCGAACCCAATCTTTTCCAGGAGAGACACTTACATAGTTAATTTAGTAGTATGTAGGTATATATTTGATCAATCTGTACAAATTCACATGTTCCTCACTGATTTTGTCTTGTTTTCTGAGTCATAAACGCAAAAATGGGACGGATAAAtattgaaagaatgaaagtgCTACTTTCCGGAAATATGAGCATTTTATAGCAgttcaactgtttttttagcACTTATAGTAAGGAATATTTGAACTGGaagtatttctttctcttccctTACTGCGCGCCTAAATCCATGTCTGTAATCTGTAGATTTCAAGCTGAGGACTAATTTAGCGCAAGAGAAGCCTCCAGTGGTCAATCCACTAATTAAATTCAAGtttaaatgaaacaaaaataaaaccaggATAacgaaaactaaaagaaaaaccaactcCAAACCAAGATTGAATCcaaatttcgaagaattcATCACATTCTGTGTGAATTGTTACAAATTCGTCACAGTaaacttaaaggtatcactccacgaatctggggttgtacgggtttcaggcgggtaatgccttcggggtcgtagattgtggggaagaaggtgaATCTGTTCATCTCtgcctgtatcagtgtaaacggacgacccagaagttgtttcttacgacggcttctattgcagcgcgccactcttACGCCCTACTACGACTGGTCGAAAACTTATTCGGatgaatcgcaggcggggtcGGTGCGCAACGATTGCGCATTGCagcagaagccgtcgtaagaaacagttcctgggtcgtccgtttacactgatacaggaagagatgaacggaatcaacCTCTctctcacaatctacgaccccatttaggcattacccgcctgaaacccgcaccacttcagattcgtgcggtggtGCTTTTACATTCCGCTTAGCTTACGTCCTGCAGCGGTATCTTTCCGTTTTTATGTGAGAAGTTCTCTTAGAACTGTTTTGGAGttggtttttaatttttctagtatcctgggatttttttttgtgggaggGGGACGGTTGAAGGGGCAGAATTTGTTTGAGTTCTATAACGATTTACATAACTCAGTTAGTAATATGATGAGCCTTATAGCTCATACTGTACCTTTCAACTGATGCCTTTCTACTTGGCTCCCAAATATTGACTTCAGATGAAACCATCTTAGCAGCTTGTGTTTTTCCAGATGAAGAAATTGTCTGGAGTAATTTTTTTGCGTTCACTTATTACCTTACTCGAgtaaaattattctttaatCTTTAACTACTTACCGGCTCAACCTTGGAAAATACTCGTCTCCGACCAGTCCAATACGGGAAGAAACCTCTCGTGGATGATGAGGCAGGTGATTCGGGGATTCCACCTTTCGGGGGAACTAAATACCGGTAAGTGAGACCGTATTCCATACGTAAAGTGTTGGATGACTGTAGATGATCtcacatttttccttctctaaCGGTTTACACTTCAACGCTTTACGCTTCCTTTTCATCTCAGTTTTTGGTTGTTCTTTGTAAGCGGGTAATGCTGTAGGAAGATGTACATCAACTTCACCAGGTGACCTTAAAATCCTACTATTTTACCGGTATTTTATACcagttttcatatttttttgaaatttttctgatgCCAGGCTTAAGTGGTCCCAAAAACGACAACCTTTTTTCCCCTAAATCTTACGCACCTCCcaggaggttttttttgtattggagctcgtttgtttctgtttttttttctgattcattTACAGCTGCACTTTTCCTTCAATATTTCTTGttatcaatattttttcttcgtgaaaaATTATTGCATAAAATGATATGAGCCAAAAAAAGTAGAACCTACTTTGGTTTCTTGGAAACCGATTCGAAATCGGTTCTCTTCTTCCCTTCTACACTggcttttttctgaaagtaatttttattttgaaaccaCATCATATTTCTAGATGTAATCAAtccaaaaaatccagaatccATAGCTGCATTTATgtcaaggagaaaagaagcttAAATTGAAAAGGTTCGACGTCTTCTAAAAGATAATCTgtcagaaataaatacaaattcaAACATGCTCATTTGGATTATGGCTTATGTTTGCACggatgaccgcgacgcgttcgCTTCAACAAATCGCTCACTTTCTCCGCTCATCGTCTTTTCTCTACTCTTTGTCCTGATTCATCTGAACGTGCCAGAGAATAGAGGAAAGATAGTAGGCATGCAAAATAACTATAAACGCGCCTATGTGTCTTGGAAGCCATACAGTACACTAACCGTTGAATCACTTTCTGTCAATTCGTTTATTAGCGAGGCGAGCACATAACCATGAGCAGTAGCATGTTTGGCCATCGATGGACTGTTTTCTTCGTTCGTTGCAGTGCTCGCCGATTTTCCACTTTCAGGTGACGGTTTCATTCCTAATGCTACCATCGAATCGCTTCGAGTCGGTATTAAAAGTATGCGTTCTAAATGTAGGTAATTTTGCTGGTAAAAGTACGCTTATCGTAAAAAGTTCGCCATAAAAATGTTGCGAGTCGGGGTTCTGTCTCGCGTTAAAGGGGCTCTCCGATGGTCAGTGAACCCGCTCCTCCTTTCTGCTACCTAGGCGTTTCCTGACCCTGACCTCAGGTCGCCTGTCTTTCGCTAGGCATCTCCTGCTCCAGTACTGCTACATTGCATGTTTATTAGCTTCTCTATTATGACATACTAAATTATCTTGAAGAAAGATGGGAATTCATGTGGACTCTACTTAGTTGGGGAGAATAACAATGTGGATCATACCACTAGCGCTGGCCGCGAGCCAACAAGGCTTCATGCGACGGCGGGGCTCTCCCTGCTTTGTTGCGATCCACCTTTTCACTTTCTCAAGCAAACACGGTACGCAACAAAGCATCACTACACAAACGCGAGGCGAATACAAAGGAGTGATAACGATAGCGGAATACCAAGCCTACTGAGTTACGAAaacaatttaaagaaaaaccgaAACAGACAGAAAGCTGGTGAAACGGCTCCTTTATATAGCCTGGACTCGAGTGGACGGAGCTTCGCGGGAGACGGCAGCCAATGCGTCAGCTCGCTGGTAAGAGCGCGCGCCTTTGGCTACCGAGCGCGGTAAGCAATGCTCCCGGCCAGGCTTTGATCGAGAGGACCGATGCGAGTCGCGACAAAAAATCTGCAACACACTACGAGTGGAGATTAGAAGGCGTTTCTGATTAGGTACGGTAAGCGTTTACGTTTCTAACGATCAATGAAATAGTAACGAAATAATCAATTTTGTTGGCGGACAACATTACTTTTGAGGTGCGGTGATCactactttaaaggcatcaacccacgaatctgaggtggtacggattttgggtggagtattcgtatacgggaccgtagattatggagaggggggtgatttcgtctatttcttccaaattgccgtaaaaaccttcccggaagatacggcttcgagcattccggcgcgctactttctacaacgagttcgattggagcgcgccagccttgtgcgcgccgcatcctctgggccgtttttacgccaattaggaagaaatggacgtcctctccataatctgtgactccgtataggaactctccatctgaaatccacaccaccccagattcgtggggtgatgcctttaaggatctTTTTATATCGATTTATTTTAACTCTAGTGCCTTCCTGCAGTATTCCCCATAGGCTCTAACGCTGACTATACTATGCATTGTCACAAATTTTTATGTCTTTTTGGTCAACGCGCTGCAGGTTATGATTACGATTACGTGCTGTGCCCTTCGATCAATGAGTGCTAGTGAAAGGAGGGGAATATTGATCGCTAGTTAGGGTGCTTTGGTCAGCAAGTGACGCGAAGTGGAGCAACCTAGCACTTATATTTCTTTAGCTAATGGGGcaggattttctattgtttctaGAAGATTCTATTGATCATGTATGATTTGTTGAATGTAAATAGGACTTGACACTCACCACTGGGACACTGTCCAAGTGGTCTTTGATCCTTATTGAGAAGTATGACACCAGGAAAAGGTTGGCGAATTTCAATGTCACGATTTGCGCCAACAACTATTGCATGTGCGGTAGCAGCGACGTCAAATGGTTCCACGGGGACGTTTGCCTGGAGAatatttctttagaaattaGAACTGACCACTCTTTCACTCCTCCTCTCTCGCTTCTCCCCcttcccctcccccctccttcaaaaaaaagacagaaaaacgCTTACATCTCCTTCTGACGGAACTGTCGTCGAAAATGAACGTGCAAAAGCACCTGTACTTGTTGGAAACGATGTAGATGTGGATGTGGGTTTTGTTCCAGCGGTAAGATAAGAGGTACCACCCGTTGATGGCATAAGAATATCGCTTTGAGTAGATTGTAATGGGGTTGTTCCAGTAAAAAAGCATGGTGGCATCGGTGGTCCCGATTCACTTTTTAAAGGTGTTGTACCGGTGAATAATAGGTTTTTTTGTGGAGAATCTCTGGAACAAATTGGATGAATGGATGTTAATTCATCAAGAAGATACTCCTATTTTCCTATTCCTGCtactattttacttttccCCAAGCACCAGGGTCATTGCGACACGCCTCCGCTGAATTTTTGCAGCATTAAGCTTCATATCTCACCTATTATACCGATTAAGAGGTTCGAGTCGGTAGAAccgcattttattttcttagagGACAGAAATCCTGACTTCTCTATGTACTTAGGCTAAGGATCTAGGAATATTTCTAAATCCAACTCACCTCTGGTCAGGTAGATTAAAGTAAGCGGTATTGTGAGTgatattagaaagaaatttttgatgttgagCAATGTCAACGTCTTTTGCCGTACAAgactagaaaataaatttttaattaattaattgattaacttatttatttatttatcaatattgaaatatttcttaaattgccattttatttatttagttaattCGACACCGAACCTTTATTTGTTCCGCAGCTATTTGTTTCGGTACCACCTCCGGTTCTTCTACAGGTTCCcgttgatgatgatgatgtccATGTACAGCTGAAAATAAACAGTTTAGGTATGCAATCAATTTAATCTccagtaatatttttttttgtctcacGTCTCATTGCGAGTTCTTTCATTCTAAATTCCTTTTCCCTTCTTGATTGATATTCTTCTTCATATCTTCTTTTCAAtgtttcagttttatttcttattcgaCGTTTATACATCTATAGCGAAATATATATGCTTATCTTATGTCAAACATTGTGCGTATTTATGTTTACGCAAAGGACCGCAGTACACATTCGATAAGCTTAGAGTGAACGGCAGAGAGAGAATTAAGTGGAGATGTTTAACGCCCATCCAACTAGGCCCTGTTGAGAGAGTGAACTCCAACGAGGGTCTGTGTCAGGACTGCTAGGATATCTGCATGCACAGTTTGCTGGATTGTATGATTGGATGTGTAGCAGGCAGCGTTTTGCAGCGAATCGTCCTGGATCGACCTGTCAGACATCGTGAAGAATCCACCCGTGATGAACAGACGAGTCTTCGTCCTGGTCGGTTTGCGACTGACCAAGTATTCAAGAGAGTGATCCAAATGTGGCAGCGGTACTCAAAGCCTAGGCAGTTAGAGTATCCGTAGCTTCGACACGTCCTATCAAAGTCGTCTTTCCAAGTCCTCTATTCTAAAAACGA
This window of the Necator americanus strain Aroian chromosome III, whole genome shotgun sequence genome carries:
- a CDS encoding hypothetical protein (NECATOR_CHRIII.G9366.T1) → MNLAAAVQPRQRSTRSTAHWRRAPRPPGPGLPLVPFASQEETRSPKTFPGPDAPLYGRSTDEIDCRKASLRSGVTMAAAAKGENRYAKHSPLKNSMSLFKYGCCVPTNTVLWLIIVLTIFAVIGLIFCFMSMVFTRWMYKRRIRNKTETLKRRYEEEYQSRREKEFRMKELAMRPVHGHHHHQREPVEEPEVVPKQIAAEQIKSCTAKDVDIAQHQKFLSNITHNTAYFNLPDQRDSPQKNLLFTGTTPLKSESGPPMPPCFFTGTTPLQSTQSDILMPSTGGTSYLTAGTKPTSTSTSFPTSTGAFARSFSTTVPSEGDANVPVEPFDVAATAHAIVVGANRDIEIRQPFPGVILLNKDQRPLGQCPSERILLIPTRSDSMVALGMKPSPESGKSASTATNEENSPSMAKHATAHGYVLASLINELTESDSTKKASVEGKKRTDFESVSKKPKSPGEVDVHLPTALPAYKEQPKTEMKRKRKALKCKPLEKEKFPPKGGIPESPASSSTRGFFPYWTGRRRVFSKVEPTISSSGKTQAAKMVSSEVNIWEPSRKASVESLRRRASESSNTSTPGKKEPARPVSTPQRPPVLDVYELRRQMERMNAERIRRAEIAKMAAEENKNSSDDEKWSPKGKELHKLSTIQEGRVTRV
- a CDS encoding hypothetical protein (NECATOR_CHRIII.G9366.T2), which encodes MNLAAAVQPRQRSTRSTAHWRRAPRPPGPGLPLVPFASQEETRSPKTFPVFRQEGVTMAAAAKGENRYAKHSPLKNSMSLFKYGCCVPTNTVLWLIIVLTIFAVIGLIFCFMSMVFTRWMYKRRIRNKTETLKRRYEEEYQSRREKEFRMKELAMRPVHGHHHHQREPVEEPEVVPKQIAAEQIKSCTAKDVDIAQHQKFLSNITHNTAYFNLPDQRDSPQKNLLFTGTTPLKSESGPPMPPCFFTGTTPLQSTQSDILMPSTGGTSYLTAGTKPTSTSTSFPTSTGAFARSFSTTVPSEGDANVPVEPFDVAATAHAIVVGANRDIEIRQPFPGVILLNKDQRPLGQCPSERILLIPTRSDSMVALGMKPSPESGKSASTATNEENSPSMAKHATAHGYVLASLINELTESDSTKKASVEGKKRTDFESVSKKPKSPGEVDVHLPTALPAYKEQPKTEMKRKRKALKCKPLEKEKFPPKGGIPESPASSSTRGFFPYWTGRRRVFSKVEPTISSSGKTQAAKMVSSEVNIWEPSRKASVESLRRRASESSNTSTPGKKEPARPVSTPQRPPVLDVYELRRQMERMNAERIRRAEIAKMAAEENKNSSDDEKWSPKGKELHKLSTIQEGRVTRV